The Rhododendron vialii isolate Sample 1 chromosome 3a, ASM3025357v1 nucleotide sequence TTCAATCGGGCCCAAGCCGTCAAGTACCTTGCTAATGCCTGTGAAAATTATGGATGTTTTCAGGTGGGTTATTCCAAGTTAAGTTTGGCtcaattttttggtatttttttcgaTATCACGAGTTTTGGAATTAAACGACTTGGATTGCTGGCTGCAGCTGGTGAACCATGGAATTTCCGGTGAAGTGATTCGGAGTACGATGGATGTAAGTAAAAGGTTTTTCGAGCTGCCTTTTGAGGAAAGGGAGAAGTACATGAGCTCGGACACCTACTCCCCTGTCCGGTATGGAACCAGCCTTAACCAGTCAAAGGATGCTGTCTTCTGTTGGAGGGACTTTCTGAAGCTAATGTGCCATCCCTTGTCTGATATGCTTCCTCACTGGCCTTCTTCACCCTCCGACTTCAGGTCAGACACTTCACCAAACATACTCAATTTTATAGTACTTACCGGTTGTTTAATTTCTCTGACTTCTACgtacagttttttattgaacggttcaaataaaaactgttcaaatcaagtattttccaattattttttttgttaatttttcgcaagcacttttaaaatcacattctgcacacattgaacggttcggatcataaaaatttgatcggaaactatgagtttgagatttggggtgtttttttaagtgtttttttgggtgtcccttgaaccgtcccgtatatatatatgtatatatatatatttatttatttatttatgtatgtGTCGTTTTCACACTGAAAATAAATCGTTAAAATTGAGCTAAAGTTTATTAACTCAAATAAAATAGGAGTTTACGTCCAGATATCGTACCACACGAATGAGAAAGTATACTCTAAAATAATTAACTGAATGATGGCAACACATATCATTTGTGTCACATGTTtatctctcaaatttttttttgattatctttctctctcaattatTCAacgaaagtaattttttttgagtagTGAAAATggcagttcaaaaaaataaaataaaatagtagtGACCTCTATGACCGTTAAAGAATTACTCTTGCCTTGATGGTTGGTACCAAAACAACGGTGCCAAGCTAAATTCTGGCATGTAATATACTAAAATGCCGTAATTTGAAATTACTATATGACATTTTAGAAAAATACTAACATTTTTTTCCTGGAAAACcaagtacctttttttttggggataaCTCAGAGCGTTCTAAATCAGGACTACATTGTCCAAATCACGTGACGAGATCAGTCATTCATCTTGTTATATAGGTATGCCCCACAGGTGATTCATCTAAAAATAAAGTTGATCGAGTAACATGCATACTGATACTTATATACCTAATGGAGAGTCACATCTTTCTTTTAGGATAAATGCACTAAGATTGAGCTAGATGCTACCAATGCATGTACGTAAGACCATCCTGATACATTTAAATGAATAGTCCAGCGACGAGCACCATGTACGACGGACAGTTCAAATCCTTTATGTGAATCATTAGTAGTTGAAGAACATTATGCGAACCGGTTGATACTTCTTGATTTAGGACTGCAGAGTATCCAAGTCCATGTCTAGTTTTGCTTCTGTGGTACATAGGTCTAGCTAGTGTGAATATTGATTTGGGGTTTTAACACTTTTAAATAGGAAATTGGTGGTCACCTACGCAAATGAGAACAAAAATTTGTTCCTAATGCTAATGGAAGCCATCACAGAGAGCCTTGGACTGATAAACACAAGAACCAACAAGAGCACCACCACAAAAGGGGATGAGTTTGATATTCTGGAAGAATTGGAGGATGGGAGCCAGCTCATGGTCTTGAATTGCTACCCACCTTGCCCTGAACCCAACTTGACCCTCGGAATGCCGCCTCACTCGGATTATGGGTTCCTCACTCTCCTTCAACAAGATGACGTGGCGGGTCTTCAGATTCAGTTTCAAGAAAATTGGGTCACGGTTGAACCCATTCCTAATTCATTTGTTGTCATTGTCGGCGATCACCTTgaggtatatatacatatgcctACCATTATACATTCCAATAGATAATAGCGTCCTTCAATGTTTCCTAGCTTTTACCACAGCTTAATCATATGTACTCTTCACAGGTATCTATAAATATTATCAGTTTTTACTACAATTTAATTATAACTCCATAATATTTCTTATCTGCTTCTATCAAAATATATCCAAATCGAATCTACAGTAGTATATGAAGTATTCATCTAATGACAATACATAATCCCTTGAAGTATCTCAATCATGACCTATTTTCACTCAACCTCcattaaattcaaaattttgaaacttaacGCAGTTGAAGCATTCATTTATTGACAATAAACTCCTACCGTAAGCAAAACGAAAGGATTTTGGCGGAATTTGTTGTGTGACCAAAACATGACatgataaataattttttttgacgaaGTTGCCCTTTCTCTTCATCTAAGGGTAATTtcacaaaattaaaagagacTGAGAAGGGAATAAAATAACACCAGGCTATTGAGGTCAATTATTGGGAAGTCGCGGACGATCTGATTGGGGTTGGAATAGCTTTCATTGAATTGTGGTGACTGAATTTGGTTTTCAATGCGGTGGCTTTATGAAAGTTATGAGTGAAGGTTAAGGTGAAAAGAATATAGTGGGCAAATGATTGAATGACAAGGGGTAAATTGTGATTTTTATTTGGCGCCATCTTTGACATCTAGGATTTGTATAGTTTTAAGGGGATGAATTGTGTTATTCTTTTATCCAAACGTTGGCATGACTATTTAAAAAAGACCACCAATTACGAAGAGAAAGAGCATGAAATTGCTGTTTGAGAGTATAGAAGATGTAAAATCTTTAACAACCTCTTGGGACTGAGTGAATGGTgagaaaagaaacgaaaaaaataaaagtgttTCTCTTTAAATCTCTCGTTTGGATTGAATGATttggtgaaaaatgaaaagaaaagtatCAAAATGAAAATTGTTATTGGCCTCTTCgtttttctcaccaaatctcgaAATCTCACATTTCTTGGGAGATTCTGTGACAAAAGGGTCCCCTTTCTTACCTCATCatttttcacaatctaaaaGCTTGTAAGCAGAGGCAATTTGCTAG carries:
- the LOC131318439 gene encoding probable 2-oxoglutarate-dependent dioxygenase SLC1, with translation MSSLSSVATLPLYEFKTLSPARIIQFLIQVAVNYRKDRTDSTEFTFRFVTGSTCVRISPALAMAAASKGADDDSISERECHKGVKHLCETGIAKLPKKYILPESDRPNIPKAGEPYRFRNSSNIQLPVIDFSELQGFNRAQAVKYLANACENYGCFQLVNHGISGEVIRSTMDVSKRFFELPFEEREKYMSSDTYSPVRYGTSLNQSKDAVFCWRDFLKLMCHPLSDMLPHWPSSPSDFRKLVVTYANENKNLFLMLMEAITESLGLINTRTNKSTTTKGDEFDILEELEDGSQLMVLNCYPPCPEPNLTLGMPPHSDYGFLTLLQQDDVAGLQIQFQENWVTVEPIPNSFVVIVGDHLEICSNGRYKSVLHRTIVNSVKPRISVASLHTVPHNSVVRPSLKLIDESNPRRYMDTDFGSFLKYISSCEPKKKNFLESRKLI